The genomic region ATATTGGTGCTGGCATTTACTGTAGTAATCCATTGGTTAGCATATTCAGGCATTACCTGGGATTTAAATCCGCCTTCAGCCATGATAATTTGTTGACTGAATAAACCGTCGCCTTCGCTTCTTCCGTAGTAATTATAATCGAAAAGATAATCTGTTGGGCGGTCTAAAGCAAAGCTGAAATAATTAGAGTTTTTGGGTAAATCGCTATAAATAAAAGTCCCGCCATAAAAACGAAGATTGATTTGACGGTTATTTTTAAATAGTTTACGATATTGGAGCGTAAGTGAAACCTTACTGAAGTTTTCTGCTAATTGATAATCGATAACTGCTGAAGTATGATCTACCAGGTAAGAGTTGCTAAAGCCATAACGAACATTAAAAACATTGTAATTTGGTGCGGTTTGGTTTTGATCAAAAGGATTTTTATCCCTGTTCACATTAATATTTCGAATAGATAAGCTTTGTCGCTCGTTGTTTCTTAAATTCTGTGGCCTAAAAACGAAATTTAGATAAGGCGTGTATCGGTGGTAAAAAAGATCATAAGCGTACGAAAAGCGGTTTCCACCAATTCCTAAGCGAATGGTTCGCAGATCCCGGTTATGATACCGCCAGGTGTAATCGATGTTAGCGCTTCCTACTACAGTGTTACTATTAAAACCATATTTTGGAGAAATTTTAAAACTAAAATCTTTGGCTAGAAAAGTGGTATTGTACATTTTGGGACCTATGGCGATGCCGTCATACAGATTATAATCAAATTCTGGAGTAAAAAATATCTGGGCATATTTGGGATCTTCGATATCTTCCAATAACCTAAACTGTATCGGTTTATTAAAAAGTTTACTAACCCCTCTAAAATTATTACGCTGATTGTATTCAGGGATGATTTGCTCGTAGTTTAAAGCAATTCTTTCGGCATCATTTCTGGGGATAGTAATTTGTTTTTCTTTATCGATACTATCGACCCATATTTTGTAAACTATTTTATCGTCTTTAATACCGTAAAGGGAAACAGGCATGTTGTTATTTCTCTTATTTTTAATGGTAACTTGAAGTGAATCTTTACGCTTTTTAAGTTTCGTGATTTTAAAATCAATTTTCTTACTGGTATTCACATAATCATTAAAAAACCAGTCAATATTTTTATTAGCGTTTTTTTGCAAAACCGCGGCAAATTCTTTTTCAGTACCAAGCTTTAATTTATTTTCTGAATAAAACTCTGAAATGGATTTTTTAACCGCTTCACTACCTAGATAATCTTCAAGATATTTGATTCCTAAACCTGCTTTATAAGGATTGGCGATATTTACATTAAATTTTAAAAGGGAATCTTTATTGCTGCCCAATGGCTGATCGATATTTAGCCTGGCCATGTTCATATACAGGAACTGGTACTGATCGTTAAATTCTAAATCGGCAGCATGAAACCATCGTAATCCAATAATTTTACTAAGGCTGCCAACAAGTTTCATTTTTGGATAATAACGATCTACATAATCGATCATCAAAGAAATAGCGATAGCATCATGAACCCACTGCTCTTGTCTGGGATCCAGTAGTAAACTATTGTTTAAAAAATTATTGATAATTGTTTTTAATTGCTGAATATCGTAATGAAACCCATCTGGGAACGGCCGTATAAAATCGGGTAACTGGTTAAGACCATAAACCGGATTTTTTAAATATTCTTCTTTTGTAATCAATAATTTTTGATGCGGATATTCTCCTAGTCGTTCCTGAAGAAAATCAAGAATACGAGTAAGGATTAAATCTTTAATCTCGGGTTGTAAACCATCATCATTAAGATTTGTAACAAGCTGATGCATGCCAACTTCTAAAGTTTCAGGCTGATAAGTTTGTGTAAGCAATAATTCAGATTCTACACGGTTTTCTCCGGTTAATCGAATATGCCTACGATTTCCAGCTGCATAATTGTGAAAAATATCCAAGGCCGTAGAAGGATAAAATTCTGCTGGTACATCAAGCTGAATATCTAAATTTGCGGGAGGTGTGTATTGTTCTCCTATATCTTTATGACTGTATAATTTCCACGCGCCATCAAATACCGCAGGGGTGAGGTACCAGAATTTTAGCTTATAATTTCCTTCACCGCTAACCCCAAATCGGGTAAATTTATCACTGGGAACTTTTACACTATAATCAAATGTTAGGTGAACTTTTTCGCCAGGTGCCAGGGTTTTACTTAGCTGGACCCTAACAATATCAGGATGATTTTGCGGTCGTATCCAGGCGAGCTGATTTTTACCCTGCTTTATTTGGTTGATACTGGTGAATCCTTTCTCTTCAGGTTTAGAGAAATGGAATTTACGAATGTATTCCTCCCCAAAACGCTGGGCCAGGGGAGTGTTCTTATTTTTAAAGGCATTAGCCCAATCGTTTAAATAAAGTTCCTTTAGAGGCTCATTGCTCTTATTTACATAGGTAAGCTGTTGTTTTATATAAATTATTCTTTCTTCTTTATTTAGCTTCGCATTTATTAAAATTTGATGCTGAGCTATGACAGCATAGATGTTTAAAAAGCAACAAAAGAAAAATACAAAAAAGGTTTTCAAAAGGGACTTTTTAGGTTTTACTCGATAATCGAGATTAAATGCTCTGAGGTTTGCCTCGAAATAAAAAATAATCGTATGATAAATACCTCATAGGCTTGCCCCAAGGTATTTTACGCTCTACCATATTTACGGAAACTATTGTTTGTTGGTTTAGAAATTAGGACTAAGATTATATTCCTCGTAAAATTTATCCAGAATCTCGATAACTTCTTCAGGGGTATCGACCACCTGCACAAGATCCATATCTGGGGTACTAATATTTTTAAAAGTATCTAATAACGTGGTTTTTATCCAGTCTACCAAACCACTCCAAAACTCGCTTCCTACCAGTATAATTGGAAATTTATCGATTTTATGGGTCTGTATAAGTGTGATAGCCTCAAACAATTCGTCTAAAGTTCCAAATCCCCCGGGCATTACTACAAATCCCTGTGAATATTTTACAAACATCACTTTACGAACAAAAAAGTAGTCGAAGTCTAAACTTTTATCATTATCGATATATGGGTTGTCATGCTGCTCAAAAGGTAGTTCAATATTAAGGCCTACAGATGTTCCTCCGGCTAAATGGGCACCTTTATTACCAGCTTCCATAATTCCCGGACCACCACCGGTGATGATTCCATAACCGTGATCTACTATTTTTTTGGCAACCTCCTCGGTGAGTTTGTAGTATTTCATATCGGGTTTGGTACGGGCAGAACCAAATATGGACACACAAGGTCCAATCTGACTCAGTTTTTCGTAACCACTTACAAATTCGCCCATGATCTTAAAGATCGCCCAGCTATCGTTTGTTTTTATCTCGTTCCAGGTTTTTCCTCCTTGTTTCGGTATCATTCTTTAAATCTTTATTTCAATTCTTTTTTAAGGAATCTTGCCGTATGGCTTTTTTTATTCTTGGCTACTTCTTCAGGTGTGCCGGTGATGATGACTTCGCCGCCGCCTTTACCTCCTTCAGGGCCAATATCGATAATATGATCTGCCATTTTAATGACATCCAGATTATGTTCGATAATTAAAACCGTATTCCCTTTATTGGTTAATTTATTAAGGACTTCCATTAAAACTCGTATGTCTTCAAAATGAAGTCCGGTTGTGGGTTCGTCTAAAATATAAAATGTATTACCAGTATCACGTTTAGATAACTCGGTTGCTAATTTAATTCGCTGTGCTTCGCCACCAGATAAGGTAGTACTTTGCTGTCCCAGGGTAATATAGCCTAAACCAACATTTTTAATCGTATACAGTTTTCTATAGATTTTCGGGATAGGTTCAAAGAAATCTGTAGCTTCATCAATGGTCATTTCTAATACATCGGCAATCGATTTTCCTTTATACCGGATTTCTAAAGTTTCGCGGTTAAATCTTTTCCCGTGGCAGGTTTCACATTCTACATAGACATCGGGCAGGAAATTCATTTCGATTACCCGCAGTCCACCACCTTTACAGGTTTCACAACGTCCGCCTTTTACATTAAAACTAAATCTTCCCGGTTTATATCCTCTAATTAAGGCTTCAGGAGTTTTGGCAAAAAGGCTTCTAATTTCAGAAAAAACACCGGTATAAGTCGCAGGGTTACTTCTTGGTGTTCGCCCAATAGGAGACTGGTTGATGTCGATTACTTTATCGATATGCTCCAAACCTTTAATTTTTTTGTAAGGCTTAGGCTCTTTAACGCCATTAAAATAATGTGCATTCATAATCGGGTAAAGCGTTTCGTTGATCAAGGTGGATTTTCCACTTCCTGAAACACCGGTTACCGCAATCATTTTCCCCAAAGGGAATTCAACCGAAACATTCTTAAGGTTATTCCCCGTAGCTCCTGTTAATTTTATCTTTTTCCCGTTACCTTTTCTTCTTTCTTTCGGAACGGCAATTTCTCGCTTCCCGCTTAAATAATCGGCGGTAAGCGTCCTGTTTTTTTGCATTTCTGAAGGTGGACCCTGGCTAATAATTTCACCACCATGTTTTCCGGCTTTTGGACCAATATCGATCACATGATCGGCACGCTCGATCATATCCTTGTCGTGCTCAACAACAATAACTGAATTTCCGATATCCCGCAAAGACTCCAGTGAATTAATCAGTTTTTCGTTATCACGTTGGTGAAGACCAATACTTGGTTCATCTAAGATATAAAGTACACCAACCAGTTGAGAACCTATTTGCGTGGCTAATCTTATACGTTGTGCTTCACCACCCGATAAACTTTTTGAGCTGCGGTTAAGGTTTAAATAGGTAAGTCCAACATCTTCCAGGAATTGGAGTCGGGTCCTAATTTCCTTTACCACTTCAGTACCGATTTTCTTTTGTTTTTCTGAGAGTCGGTCTTCCAGATCTTCAAAAAGCGCCACTAAATCACTAATATCAAGATTCGCTAATTCGGCAATATTTTTATTATCGATTTTAAAATATAGTGATTCTTTTTTTAATCGGGTACCGCTACAGGTAGGACATTCGATCTTATCCATGTATTCTTTAGCCCAGCGGCGTAAAGAAGAAGAATCGTTATTCTTATAGGTTTCTTCAATAAATGTAGCAACACCTTCAAAATCGATTTTATATTCCCGGGTGATCCCTATGGTTTTCGATTCTTTGCTGAATTTCTCTTTCCCACCATTCATGATCATATTCATGGCTTCCTGTGGAATTTTTTCGATAGGATCGGTGAGGCTAAAATCAAAACGTTCTGCAATAAGCTGAAGTTGGGAGAAAACCCAGTTCTTTTTTTGCGGGCCATGCGGAGCTAAGCCTCCATTTTTGATCGATTTTGTTTTATCAGGAATAATCCGGTCTTCATTCACCTTATAAAGCGTTCCAATCCCACTACAGCTGGGGCAGGCTCCTTTTGGTGAATTAAATGAAAAGGTATTTGGTTCTGGATTTGGATAAGAAATTCCGGTAGTAGGACACATTAAATTTCTACTAAAAAACCGTACCTCGCCAGTTTCCTGTTCCATGATCATTAGCACATCATCACCATGATACATGGCTGTTTTTATGCTTTCGTCCAGACGTTTTTGCGCATCGGTATTATCGTCGATTTTTAGTCGATCGATTACAATTTCAATATCATGCGTTTTGTATCGATCCAGCTTCATCCCTTTTACAATATCCCGAATTTCACCGTTGGTTCTTACTTTTACAAAACCCTGTTTGGCGATATTTTCGAATAGTTCGCGGTAATGTCCTTTTCTGGAACGAATCACGGGAGCCAAAACACTTACACGTTTGTCCTTATAATGTTCGATAATCAAATCCTTAATCTGAGTATCGGTATAACTTACCATTTTCTCACCGGTATTGTAACTATAGGCTTCACCGGCTCGGGCAAAAAGTAGCCTTAAAAAATCGTAAATTTCAGTAATGGTTCCCACGGTACTACGCGGATTCTTACTGGTGGTTTTTTGCTCGATCGCAATTACCGGGGAAAGCCCTTCAATTTTATCAACATCGGGGCGCTCTAAACCCCCAAGAAATTGGCGTGCGTAGGCAGAAAATGTTTCAATATATCGGCGTTGGCCTTCAGCATAAATCGTATCAAAAGCTAGAGAAGATTTTCCGGAACCCGAAAGTCCTGTAATCACGACTAATTTCTCGCGAGGAAT from Zunongwangia profunda SM-A87 harbors:
- the uvrA gene encoding excinuclease ABC subunit UvrA, which encodes MTKTEEKIEVLGARVHNLKNIDVEIPREKLVVITGLSGSGKSSLAFDTIYAEGQRRYIETFSAYARQFLGGLERPDVDKIEGLSPVIAIEQKTTSKNPRSTVGTITEIYDFLRLLFARAGEAYSYNTGEKMVSYTDTQIKDLIIEHYKDKRVSVLAPVIRSRKGHYRELFENIAKQGFVKVRTNGEIRDIVKGMKLDRYKTHDIEIVIDRLKIDDNTDAQKRLDESIKTAMYHGDDVLMIMEQETGEVRFFSRNLMCPTTGISYPNPEPNTFSFNSPKGACPSCSGIGTLYKVNEDRIIPDKTKSIKNGGLAPHGPQKKNWVFSQLQLIAERFDFSLTDPIEKIPQEAMNMIMNGGKEKFSKESKTIGITREYKIDFEGVATFIEETYKNNDSSSLRRWAKEYMDKIECPTCSGTRLKKESLYFKIDNKNIAELANLDISDLVALFEDLEDRLSEKQKKIGTEVVKEIRTRLQFLEDVGLTYLNLNRSSKSLSGGEAQRIRLATQIGSQLVGVLYILDEPSIGLHQRDNEKLINSLESLRDIGNSVIVVEHDKDMIERADHVIDIGPKAGKHGGEIISQGPPSEMQKNRTLTADYLSGKREIAVPKERRKGNGKKIKLTGATGNNLKNVSVEFPLGKMIAVTGVSGSGKSTLINETLYPIMNAHYFNGVKEPKPYKKIKGLEHIDKVIDINQSPIGRTPRSNPATYTGVFSEIRSLFAKTPEALIRGYKPGRFSFNVKGGRCETCKGGGLRVIEMNFLPDVYVECETCHGKRFNRETLEIRYKGKSIADVLEMTIDEATDFFEPIPKIYRKLYTIKNVGLGYITLGQQSTTLSGGEAQRIKLATELSKRDTGNTFYILDEPTTGLHFEDIRVLMEVLNKLTNKGNTVLIIEHNLDVIKMADHIIDIGPEGGKGGGEVIITGTPEEVAKNKKSHTARFLKKELK
- a CDS encoding LOG family protein; this translates as MIPKQGGKTWNEIKTNDSWAIFKIMGEFVSGYEKLSQIGPCVSIFGSARTKPDMKYYKLTEEVAKKIVDHGYGIITGGGPGIMEAGNKGAHLAGGTSVGLNIELPFEQHDNPYIDNDKSLDFDYFFVRKVMFVKYSQGFVVMPGGFGTLDELFEAITLIQTHKIDKFPIILVGSEFWSGLVDWIKTTLLDTFKNISTPDMDLVQVVDTPEEVIEILDKFYEEYNLSPNF
- a CDS encoding gluzincin family metallopeptidase gives rise to the protein MKTFFVFFFCCFLNIYAVIAQHQILINAKLNKEERIIYIKQQLTYVNKSNEPLKELYLNDWANAFKNKNTPLAQRFGEEYIRKFHFSKPEEKGFTSINQIKQGKNQLAWIRPQNHPDIVRVQLSKTLAPGEKVHLTFDYSVKVPSDKFTRFGVSGEGNYKLKFWYLTPAVFDGAWKLYSHKDIGEQYTPPANLDIQLDVPAEFYPSTALDIFHNYAAGNRRHIRLTGENRVESELLLTQTYQPETLEVGMHQLVTNLNDDGLQPEIKDLILTRILDFLQERLGEYPHQKLLITKEEYLKNPVYGLNQLPDFIRPFPDGFHYDIQQLKTIINNFLNNSLLLDPRQEQWVHDAIAISLMIDYVDRYYPKMKLVGSLSKIIGLRWFHAADLEFNDQYQFLYMNMARLNIDQPLGSNKDSLLKFNVNIANPYKAGLGIKYLEDYLGSEAVKKSISEFYSENKLKLGTEKEFAAVLQKNANKNIDWFFNDYVNTSKKIDFKITKLKKRKDSLQVTIKNKRNNNMPVSLYGIKDDKIVYKIWVDSIDKEKQITIPRNDAERIALNYEQIIPEYNQRNNFRGVSKLFNKPIQFRLLEDIEDPKYAQIFFTPEFDYNLYDGIAIGPKMYNTTFLAKDFSFKISPKYGFNSNTVVGSANIDYTWRYHNRDLRTIRLGIGGNRFSYAYDLFYHRYTPYLNFVFRPQNLRNNERQSLSIRNINVNRDKNPFDQNQTAPNYNVFNVRYGFSNSYLVDHTSAVIDYQLAENFSKVSLTLQYRKLFKNNRQINLRFYGGTFIYSDLPKNSNYFSFALDRPTDYLFDYNYYGRSEGDGLFSQQIIMAEGGFKSQVMPEYANQWITTVNASTNIWKWIFAYGDAGIVKNSGENSKFLYDSGIRVALVEDYFEVFFPVYSNLGWEIAQPNYDQKIRFIVSLDINTLIRLFTRRWY